A single region of the Syngnathus acus chromosome 6, fSynAcu1.2, whole genome shotgun sequence genome encodes:
- the LOC119124314 gene encoding uncharacterized transmembrane protein DDB_G0289901-like isoform X3, with protein MRMKHTAACLAALALLGSVCVGYQVPHDQQQAKHVLERPLTWSYPEGPTNPVAPVPDFELRHPVPAATVSVECGERQARVEVQLDFFGIGQFIKPSDLTLGPCGPVAEDTQAHVLIFQPELQDCGSISRTTDDALIYTFSLNYNPTRLGESPVVRTNEAAVIVECHYPRHHNVSSLPLDPQWIPFSAVRVAEEFLYFTLTLRTDDWMYERPRYQYYLGDMIRIEASVRQYHHVPLRVFVESCTATLSPDMNSSPRYTFLEQGCLIDARITGAESRFMQRTTENMLQFQFEAFRFQGADSGMLYITCHLRATSNGHDIDPEHRACSHIQNGWREASGVDSACSSCNALGGNQQPGNPWNPGDLHKGSQNNLGGGGDSQTGGIGWTIGGGGGSQTGGGSRTGGGSQTGGIGWTTGGGGGSETGGGSRTGGDSQTGGIGWTTGGGGSSQTGGGWTTGGGGGSQTGGGSQTGGIGWTTGGGGGSQTGGGSQTGGDPQTGGIGWTTGGGGGSQTGGGSRTGGGWTTGGGGGSQTGGGSRTGGDSQTGGIGWTTGGGGGSRTGGDSQTGGIDWTTGGGGGSETGGGSRTGGGWTTGGGGGSRTGGDSQTGGIGWTTGGGGGSETGGGSRTGGGWTTGGGGGSRTGGDSQTGGIGWTTGGGGGSQTGGIGWTTGGGGGSETGGGSRTGGGWTTGGGGGSRTGGDSQTGGIGWTTGGGGGSRTGGGSQTGGESQTGGIGWTTGGGGGSQTGGGWTTGRGGGSQTGGGGSSGSGGGNDGGGGGNQPREQTWTTGFTGSTNTGTSWATVTRIGGGTPGTGTWQKTGRGKDEPDKQTVTWNPTGPGQSGASTTWTVTSSTSSSTQGGRKSRSVKSDQVYEWRGDVTLGPFEIAEKVV; from the exons ATGAGAATGAAGCACACCGCTGCGTGCCTTGCGGCACTGGCCCTGCTCGGCAGCGTCTGCGTCGGATATCAGGTGCCCCATGATCAGCAACAGGCCAAGCATGTACTTGAGAGGCCGCTCACCTGGAGCTACCCTGAAGGGCCCACGAATCCGGTCGCGCCTGTGCCCGATTTCGAGCTCAGGCACCCCGTCCCTGCAGCAACCGTATCAGTGGAGTGCGGAGAGAGGCAAGCGCGCGTGGAGGTCCAGTTGGACTTTTTTGGAATAGGCCAGTTCATCAAGCCCTCTGACCTGACGCTGGGTCCTTGTGGCCCAGTGGCTGAGGACACTCAAGCCCATGTGCTGATATTCCAGCCTGAGCTGCAAGACTGCGGCAGCATTTCGCGA ACGACAGATGATGCTCTCATCTACACTTTTTCTCTCAACTATAACCCCACAAGGCTGGGTGAATCCCCTGTTGTGAGGACCAACGAAGCTGCCGTGATTGTGGAATGTCACTACCCAAG GCACCACAACGTGAGCAGCCTCCCACTCGACCCACAATGGATACCATTCTCTGCAGTCAGGGTTGCAGAGGAGTTCTTATACTTCACTCTTACCCTGAGGACCG ACGACTGGATGTACGAGAGGCCTCGTTACCAGTACTACCTGGGAGACATGATCCGTATCGAGGCCTCCGTCAGGCAGTACCACCACGTGCCCCTACGCGTTTTTGTGGAAAGCTGCACGGCTACCCTCTCGCCCGATATGAATTCCAGCCCCAGATATACCTTCCTTGAACAGGG GTGTTTAATTGACGCGAGGATCACAGGCGCAGAGTCCAGGTTCATGCAACGAACAACAGAGAACATGCTCCAGTTCCAGTTTGAGGCATTCAGGTTCCAGGGTGCAGACAGCGGCATG CTTTACATTACCTGCCACTTGAGAGCCACGTCGAACGGCCACGACATTGATCCTGAACACAGGGCCTGCTCCCACATACAGAACGG CTGGAGGGAGGCCAGTGGCGTGGATTCAGCATGCTCCTCCTGTAATGCCCTTGGTGGAAATCAACAACCAGGCAACCCTTGGAACCCTGGTGACCTTCATAAGGGCAGTCAAAATAACCTCGGCGGAGGAGGCGACTCTCAAACAGGAGGCATTGGCTGGACCATCGGTGGTGGAGGCGGCTCTCAAACAGGTGGTGGCTCTCGAACAGGAG GCGGCTCTCAAACAGGAGGCATTGGCTGGACCACCGGTGGTGGAGGCGGCTCTGAAACAGGAGGTGGCTCTCGAACAGGAGGCGACTCTCAAACTGGAGGCATTGGCTGGACCACCGGTGGTGGAGGCAGCTCTCAAACAGGAGGCGGCTGGACCACCGGTGGTGGAGGCGGCTCTCAAACAGGAGGTGGCTCTCAAACAGGAGGCATTGGCTGGACCACCGGTGGTGGAGGCGGCTCTCAAACAGGAG GCGGCTCTCAAACAGGAGGCGACCCTCAAACAGGAGGCATTGGCTGGACCACCGGTGGTGGAGGCGGCTCTCAAACAGGAGGTGGCTCTCGAACAGGAGGCGGCTGGACCACCGGTGGTGGAGGCGGCTCTCAAACAGGAG GCGGCTCTCGAACAGGAGGCGACTCTCAAACTGGAGGCATTGGCTGGACCACCGGTGGTGGAGGCGGCTCTCGAACAGGAGGCGACTCTCAAACTGGAGGCATTGACTGGACCACCGGTGGTGGAG GCGGCTCTGAAACAGGAGGTGGCTCTCGAACAGGAGGCGGCTGGACCACCGGTGGTGGAGGCGGCTCTCGAACAGGAGGCGACTCTCAAACTGGAG GCATTGGCTGGACCACCGGTGGTGGAGGCGGCTCTGAAACAGGAGGTGGCTCTCGAACAGGAGGCGGCTGGACCACCGGTGGTGGAGGCGGCTCTCGAACAGGAGGCGACTCTCAAACTGGAGGCATTGGCTGGACCACCGGTGGTGGAGGCGGTTCTCAAACAGGAGGCATTGGCTGGACCACCGGTGGTGGAGGCGGCTCTGAAACAGGAGGTGGCTCTCGAACAGGAGGCGGCTGGACCACCGGTGGTGGAGGCGGCTCTCGAACAGGAGGCGACTCTCAAACTGGAGGCATTGGCTGGACCACCGGTGGTGGAGGCGGCTCTCGAACAGGAG GCGGCTCTCAAACAGGAGGCGAGTCTCAAACAGGAGGCATTGGCTGGACCACCGGTGGTGGAGGCGGCTCTCAAACAGGAGGCGGCTGGACCACCGGTCGTGGAGGCGGCTCTCAAACAGGTGGCGGCGGAAGTAGTGGAAGTGGCGGTGGCAATGACGGTGGCGGTGGAGGAAATCAACCAAGGGAACAAACCTGGACCACTGGCTTCACTGGAAGTACCAACACAGGCACTTCCTGGGCTACTGTCACTAGGATTGGTGGAGGAACCCCTGGAACGGGCACCTGGCAAAAGACTGGAAGAGGCAAAGACGAACCAGACAAACAAACTGTTACTTGGAACCCCACTGGTCCCGGACAAAGTGGCGCAAGCACTACTTGGACCGTAACCAGCTCAACTAGTAGCAGTACACAGGGTGGAAGAAAGAGCCGTTCAGTGAAATCAGATCAAG TTTATGAATGGAGAGGTGATGTCACACTGGGTCCCTTCGAAATTGCAGAGAAAGTCGTTTGA
- the LOC119124314 gene encoding uncharacterized transmembrane protein DDB_G0289901-like isoform X34 yields the protein MRMKHTAACLAALALLGSVCVGYQVPHDQQQAKHVLERPLTWSYPEGPTNPVAPVPDFELRHPVPAATVSVECGERQARVEVQLDFFGIGQFIKPSDLTLGPCGPVAEDTQAHVLIFQPELQDCGSISRTTDDALIYTFSLNYNPTRLGESPVVRTNEAAVIVECHYPRHHNVSSLPLDPQWIPFSAVRVAEEFLYFTLTLRTDDWMYERPRYQYYLGDMIRIEASVRQYHHVPLRVFVESCTATLSPDMNSSPRYTFLEQGCLIDARITGAESRFMQRTTENMLQFQFEAFRFQGADSGMLYITCHLRATSNGHDIDPEHRACSHIQNGWREASGVDSACSSCNALGGNQQPGNPWNPGDLHKGSQNNLGGGGDSQTGGIGWTIGGGGGSQTGGGSRTGGGSQTGGIGWTTGGGGGSETGGGSRTGGDSQTGGIGWTTGGGGSSQTGGGWTTGGGGGSQTGGGSQTGGIGWTTGGGGGSQTGGGSQTGGDPQTGGIGWTTGGGGGSQTGGGSRTGGGWTTGGGGGSQTGGGSRTGGDSQTGGIGWTTGGGGGSRTGGDSQTGGIDWTTGGGGGSETGGGSRTGGGWTTGGGGGSRTGGDSQTGGIGWTTGGGGGSQTGGIGWTTGGGGGSETGGGWTTGGGGGSRTGGDSQTGGIGWTTGGGGGSRTGGGSQTGGESQTGGIGWTTGGGGGSQTGGGWTTGRGGGSQTGGGGSSGSGGGNDGGGGGNQPREQTWTTGFTGSTNTGTSWATVTRIGGGTPGTGTWQKTGRGKDEPDKQTVTWNPTGPGQSGASTTWTVTSSTSSSTQGGRKSRSVKSDQVYEWRGDVTLGPFEIAEKVV from the exons ATGAGAATGAAGCACACCGCTGCGTGCCTTGCGGCACTGGCCCTGCTCGGCAGCGTCTGCGTCGGATATCAGGTGCCCCATGATCAGCAACAGGCCAAGCATGTACTTGAGAGGCCGCTCACCTGGAGCTACCCTGAAGGGCCCACGAATCCGGTCGCGCCTGTGCCCGATTTCGAGCTCAGGCACCCCGTCCCTGCAGCAACCGTATCAGTGGAGTGCGGAGAGAGGCAAGCGCGCGTGGAGGTCCAGTTGGACTTTTTTGGAATAGGCCAGTTCATCAAGCCCTCTGACCTGACGCTGGGTCCTTGTGGCCCAGTGGCTGAGGACACTCAAGCCCATGTGCTGATATTCCAGCCTGAGCTGCAAGACTGCGGCAGCATTTCGCGA ACGACAGATGATGCTCTCATCTACACTTTTTCTCTCAACTATAACCCCACAAGGCTGGGTGAATCCCCTGTTGTGAGGACCAACGAAGCTGCCGTGATTGTGGAATGTCACTACCCAAG GCACCACAACGTGAGCAGCCTCCCACTCGACCCACAATGGATACCATTCTCTGCAGTCAGGGTTGCAGAGGAGTTCTTATACTTCACTCTTACCCTGAGGACCG ACGACTGGATGTACGAGAGGCCTCGTTACCAGTACTACCTGGGAGACATGATCCGTATCGAGGCCTCCGTCAGGCAGTACCACCACGTGCCCCTACGCGTTTTTGTGGAAAGCTGCACGGCTACCCTCTCGCCCGATATGAATTCCAGCCCCAGATATACCTTCCTTGAACAGGG GTGTTTAATTGACGCGAGGATCACAGGCGCAGAGTCCAGGTTCATGCAACGAACAACAGAGAACATGCTCCAGTTCCAGTTTGAGGCATTCAGGTTCCAGGGTGCAGACAGCGGCATG CTTTACATTACCTGCCACTTGAGAGCCACGTCGAACGGCCACGACATTGATCCTGAACACAGGGCCTGCTCCCACATACAGAACGG CTGGAGGGAGGCCAGTGGCGTGGATTCAGCATGCTCCTCCTGTAATGCCCTTGGTGGAAATCAACAACCAGGCAACCCTTGGAACCCTGGTGACCTTCATAAGGGCAGTCAAAATAACCTCGGCGGAGGAGGCGACTCTCAAACAGGAGGCATTGGCTGGACCATCGGTGGTGGAGGCGGCTCTCAAACAGGTGGTGGCTCTCGAACAGGAG GCGGCTCTCAAACAGGAGGCATTGGCTGGACCACCGGTGGTGGAGGCGGCTCTGAAACAGGAGGTGGCTCTCGAACAGGAGGCGACTCTCAAACTGGAGGCATTGGCTGGACCACCGGTGGTGGAGGCAGCTCTCAAACAGGAGGCGGCTGGACCACCGGTGGTGGAGGCGGCTCTCAAACAGGAGGTGGCTCTCAAACAGGAGGCATTGGCTGGACCACCGGTGGTGGAGGCGGCTCTCAAACAGGAG GCGGCTCTCAAACAGGAGGCGACCCTCAAACAGGAGGCATTGGCTGGACCACCGGTGGTGGAGGCGGCTCTCAAACAGGAGGTGGCTCTCGAACAGGAGGCGGCTGGACCACCGGTGGTGGAGGCGGCTCTCAAACAGGAG GCGGCTCTCGAACAGGAGGCGACTCTCAAACTGGAGGCATTGGCTGGACCACCGGTGGTGGAGGCGGCTCTCGAACAGGAGGCGACTCTCAAACTGGAGGCATTGACTGGACCACCGGTGGTGGAG GCGGCTCTGAAACAGGAGGTGGCTCTCGAACAGGAGGCGGCTGGACCACCGGTGGTGGAGGCGGCTCTCGAACAGGAGGCGACTCTCAAACTGGAGGCATTGGCTGGACCACCGGTGGTGGAGGCGGTTCTCAAACAGGAGGCATTGGCTGGACCACCGGTGGTGGAGGCGGCTCTGAAACAGGAG GCGGCTGGACCACCGGTGGTGGAGGCGGCTCTCGAACAGGAGGCGACTCTCAAACTGGAGGCATTGGCTGGACCACCGGTGGTGGAGGCGGCTCTCGAACAGGAG GCGGCTCTCAAACAGGAGGCGAGTCTCAAACAGGAGGCATTGGCTGGACCACCGGTGGTGGAGGCGGCTCTCAAACAGGAGGCGGCTGGACCACCGGTCGTGGAGGCGGCTCTCAAACAGGTGGCGGCGGAAGTAGTGGAAGTGGCGGTGGCAATGACGGTGGCGGTGGAGGAAATCAACCAAGGGAACAAACCTGGACCACTGGCTTCACTGGAAGTACCAACACAGGCACTTCCTGGGCTACTGTCACTAGGATTGGTGGAGGAACCCCTGGAACGGGCACCTGGCAAAAGACTGGAAGAGGCAAAGACGAACCAGACAAACAAACTGTTACTTGGAACCCCACTGGTCCCGGACAAAGTGGCGCAAGCACTACTTGGACCGTAACCAGCTCAACTAGTAGCAGTACACAGGGTGGAAGAAAGAGCCGTTCAGTGAAATCAGATCAAG TTTATGAATGGAGAGGTGATGTCACACTGGGTCCCTTCGAAATTGCAGAGAAAGTCGTTTGA
- the LOC119124314 gene encoding uncharacterized transmembrane protein DDB_G0289901-like isoform X36, translated as MRMKHTAACLAALALLGSVCVGYQVPHDQQQAKHVLERPLTWSYPEGPTNPVAPVPDFELRHPVPAATVSVECGERQARVEVQLDFFGIGQFIKPSDLTLGPCGPVAEDTQAHVLIFQPELQDCGSISRTTDDALIYTFSLNYNPTRLGESPVVRTNEAAVIVECHYPRHHNVSSLPLDPQWIPFSAVRVAEEFLYFTLTLRTDDWMYERPRYQYYLGDMIRIEASVRQYHHVPLRVFVESCTATLSPDMNSSPRYTFLEQGCLIDARITGAESRFMQRTTENMLQFQFEAFRFQGADSGMLYITCHLRATSNGHDIDPEHRACSHIQNGWREASGVDSACSSCNALGGNQQPGNPWNPGDLHKGSQNNLGGGGDSQTGGIGWTIGGGGGSQTGGGSRTGGGSQTGGIGWTTGGGGGSETGGGSRTGGDSQTGGIGWTTGGGGSSQTGGGWTTGGGGGSQTGGGSQTGGIGWTTGGGGGSQTGGGSRTGGGWTTGGGGGSQTGGGWTTGGGGGSQTGGGWTTGGGGGSRTGGDSQTGGIGWTTGGGGGSQTGGIGWTTGGGGGSETGGGSRTGGGWTTGGGGGSRTGGDSQTGGIGWTTGGGGGSQTGGIGWTTGGGGGSETGGGSRTGGGWTTGGGGGSRTGGDSQTGGIGWTTGGGGGSRTGGGSQTGGESQTGGIGWTTGGGGGSQTGGGWTTGRGGGSQTGGGGSSGSGGGNDGGGGGNQPREQTWTTGFTGSTNTGTSWATVTRIGGGTPGTGTWQKTGRGKDEPDKQTVTWNPTGPGQSGASTTWTVTSSTSSSTQGGRKSRSVKSDQVYEWRGDVTLGPFEIAEKVV; from the exons ATGAGAATGAAGCACACCGCTGCGTGCCTTGCGGCACTGGCCCTGCTCGGCAGCGTCTGCGTCGGATATCAGGTGCCCCATGATCAGCAACAGGCCAAGCATGTACTTGAGAGGCCGCTCACCTGGAGCTACCCTGAAGGGCCCACGAATCCGGTCGCGCCTGTGCCCGATTTCGAGCTCAGGCACCCCGTCCCTGCAGCAACCGTATCAGTGGAGTGCGGAGAGAGGCAAGCGCGCGTGGAGGTCCAGTTGGACTTTTTTGGAATAGGCCAGTTCATCAAGCCCTCTGACCTGACGCTGGGTCCTTGTGGCCCAGTGGCTGAGGACACTCAAGCCCATGTGCTGATATTCCAGCCTGAGCTGCAAGACTGCGGCAGCATTTCGCGA ACGACAGATGATGCTCTCATCTACACTTTTTCTCTCAACTATAACCCCACAAGGCTGGGTGAATCCCCTGTTGTGAGGACCAACGAAGCTGCCGTGATTGTGGAATGTCACTACCCAAG GCACCACAACGTGAGCAGCCTCCCACTCGACCCACAATGGATACCATTCTCTGCAGTCAGGGTTGCAGAGGAGTTCTTATACTTCACTCTTACCCTGAGGACCG ACGACTGGATGTACGAGAGGCCTCGTTACCAGTACTACCTGGGAGACATGATCCGTATCGAGGCCTCCGTCAGGCAGTACCACCACGTGCCCCTACGCGTTTTTGTGGAAAGCTGCACGGCTACCCTCTCGCCCGATATGAATTCCAGCCCCAGATATACCTTCCTTGAACAGGG GTGTTTAATTGACGCGAGGATCACAGGCGCAGAGTCCAGGTTCATGCAACGAACAACAGAGAACATGCTCCAGTTCCAGTTTGAGGCATTCAGGTTCCAGGGTGCAGACAGCGGCATG CTTTACATTACCTGCCACTTGAGAGCCACGTCGAACGGCCACGACATTGATCCTGAACACAGGGCCTGCTCCCACATACAGAACGG CTGGAGGGAGGCCAGTGGCGTGGATTCAGCATGCTCCTCCTGTAATGCCCTTGGTGGAAATCAACAACCAGGCAACCCTTGGAACCCTGGTGACCTTCATAAGGGCAGTCAAAATAACCTCGGCGGAGGAGGCGACTCTCAAACAGGAGGCATTGGCTGGACCATCGGTGGTGGAGGCGGCTCTCAAACAGGTGGTGGCTCTCGAACAGGAG GCGGCTCTCAAACAGGAGGCATTGGCTGGACCACCGGTGGTGGAGGCGGCTCTGAAACAGGAGGTGGCTCTCGAACAGGAGGCGACTCTCAAACTGGAGGCATTGGCTGGACCACCGGTGGTGGAGGCAGCTCTCAAACAGGAGGCGGCTGGACCACCGGTGGTGGAGGCGGCTCTCAAACAGGAGGTGGCTCTCAAACAGGAGGCATTGGCTGGACCACCGGTGGTGGAGGCGGCTCTCAAACAGGAGGTGGCTCTCGAACAGGAGGCGGCTGGACCACCGGTGGTGGAGGCGGCTCTCAAACAGGAG GCGGCTGGACCACCGGTGGTGGAGGCGGCTCTCAAACAGGAG GCGGCTGGACCACCGGTGGTGGAGGCGGCTCTCGAACAGGAGGCGACTCTCAAACTGGAGGCATTGGCTGGACCACCGGTGGTGGAGGCGGTTCTCAAACAGGAGGCATTGGCTGGACCACCGGTGGTGGAGGCGGCTCTGAAACAGGAGGTGGCTCTCGAACAGGAGGCGGCTGGACCACCGGTGGTGGAGGCGGCTCTCGAACAGGAGGCGACTCTCAAACTGGAGGCATTGGCTGGACCACCGGTGGTGGAGGCGGTTCTCAAACAGGAGGCATTGGCTGGACCACCGGTGGTGGAGGCGGCTCTGAAACAGGAGGTGGCTCTCGAACAGGAGGCGGCTGGACCACCGGTGGTGGAGGCGGCTCTCGAACAGGAGGCGACTCTCAAACTGGAGGCATTGGCTGGACCACCGGTGGTGGAGGCGGCTCTCGAACAGGAG GCGGCTCTCAAACAGGAGGCGAGTCTCAAACAGGAGGCATTGGCTGGACCACCGGTGGTGGAGGCGGCTCTCAAACAGGAGGCGGCTGGACCACCGGTCGTGGAGGCGGCTCTCAAACAGGTGGCGGCGGAAGTAGTGGAAGTGGCGGTGGCAATGACGGTGGCGGTGGAGGAAATCAACCAAGGGAACAAACCTGGACCACTGGCTTCACTGGAAGTACCAACACAGGCACTTCCTGGGCTACTGTCACTAGGATTGGTGGAGGAACCCCTGGAACGGGCACCTGGCAAAAGACTGGAAGAGGCAAAGACGAACCAGACAAACAAACTGTTACTTGGAACCCCACTGGTCCCGGACAAAGTGGCGCAAGCACTACTTGGACCGTAACCAGCTCAACTAGTAGCAGTACACAGGGTGGAAGAAAGAGCCGTTCAGTGAAATCAGATCAAG TTTATGAATGGAGAGGTGATGTCACACTGGGTCCCTTCGAAATTGCAGAGAAAGTCGTTTGA
- the LOC119124314 gene encoding fibroin heavy chain-like isoform X16: MRMKHTAACLAALALLGSVCVGYQVPHDQQQAKHVLERPLTWSYPEGPTNPVAPVPDFELRHPVPAATVSVECGERQARVEVQLDFFGIGQFIKPSDLTLGPCGPVAEDTQAHVLIFQPELQDCGSISRTTDDALIYTFSLNYNPTRLGESPVVRTNEAAVIVECHYPRHHNVSSLPLDPQWIPFSAVRVAEEFLYFTLTLRTDDWMYERPRYQYYLGDMIRIEASVRQYHHVPLRVFVESCTATLSPDMNSSPRYTFLEQGCLIDARITGAESRFMQRTTENMLQFQFEAFRFQGADSGMLYITCHLRATSNGHDIDPEHRACSHIQNGWREASGVDSACSSCNALGGNQQPGNPWNPGDLHKGSQNNLGGGGDSQTGGIGWTIGGGGGSQTGGGSRTGGGWTTGGGGGSRTGGDSQTGGGWTTGGGGGSQTGGGSQTGGIGWTTGGGGGSQTGGGSQTGGDPQTGGIGWTTGGGGGSQTGGGSRTGGGWTTGGGGGSQTGGGSRTGGDSQTGGIGWTTGGGGGSRTGGDSQTGGIDWTTGGGGGSETGGGSRTGGGWTTGGGGGSRTGGDSQTGGIGWTTGGGGGSQTGGIGWTTGGGGGSETGGGSRTGGGWTTGGGGGSRTGGDSQTGGIGWTTGGGGGSQTGGIGWTTGGGGGSETGGGSRTGGGWTTGGGGGSRTGGDSQTGGIGWTTGGGGGSRTGGGSQTGGESQTGGIGWTTGGGGGSQTGGGWTTGRGGGSQTGGGGSSGSGGGNDGGGGGNQPREQTWTTGFTGSTNTGTSWATVTRIGGGTPGTGTWQKTGRGKDEPDKQTVTWNPTGPGQSGASTTWTVTSSTSSSTQGGRKSRSVKSDQVYEWRGDVTLGPFEIAEKVV; encoded by the exons ATGAGAATGAAGCACACCGCTGCGTGCCTTGCGGCACTGGCCCTGCTCGGCAGCGTCTGCGTCGGATATCAGGTGCCCCATGATCAGCAACAGGCCAAGCATGTACTTGAGAGGCCGCTCACCTGGAGCTACCCTGAAGGGCCCACGAATCCGGTCGCGCCTGTGCCCGATTTCGAGCTCAGGCACCCCGTCCCTGCAGCAACCGTATCAGTGGAGTGCGGAGAGAGGCAAGCGCGCGTGGAGGTCCAGTTGGACTTTTTTGGAATAGGCCAGTTCATCAAGCCCTCTGACCTGACGCTGGGTCCTTGTGGCCCAGTGGCTGAGGACACTCAAGCCCATGTGCTGATATTCCAGCCTGAGCTGCAAGACTGCGGCAGCATTTCGCGA ACGACAGATGATGCTCTCATCTACACTTTTTCTCTCAACTATAACCCCACAAGGCTGGGTGAATCCCCTGTTGTGAGGACCAACGAAGCTGCCGTGATTGTGGAATGTCACTACCCAAG GCACCACAACGTGAGCAGCCTCCCACTCGACCCACAATGGATACCATTCTCTGCAGTCAGGGTTGCAGAGGAGTTCTTATACTTCACTCTTACCCTGAGGACCG ACGACTGGATGTACGAGAGGCCTCGTTACCAGTACTACCTGGGAGACATGATCCGTATCGAGGCCTCCGTCAGGCAGTACCACCACGTGCCCCTACGCGTTTTTGTGGAAAGCTGCACGGCTACCCTCTCGCCCGATATGAATTCCAGCCCCAGATATACCTTCCTTGAACAGGG GTGTTTAATTGACGCGAGGATCACAGGCGCAGAGTCCAGGTTCATGCAACGAACAACAGAGAACATGCTCCAGTTCCAGTTTGAGGCATTCAGGTTCCAGGGTGCAGACAGCGGCATG CTTTACATTACCTGCCACTTGAGAGCCACGTCGAACGGCCACGACATTGATCCTGAACACAGGGCCTGCTCCCACATACAGAACGG CTGGAGGGAGGCCAGTGGCGTGGATTCAGCATGCTCCTCCTGTAATGCCCTTGGTGGAAATCAACAACCAGGCAACCCTTGGAACCCTGGTGACCTTCATAAGGGCAGTCAAAATAACCTCGGCGGAGGAGGCGACTCTCAAACAGGAGGCATTGGCTGGACCATCGGTGGTGGAGGCGGCTCTCAAACAGGTGGTGGCTCTCGAACAGGAGGCGGCTGGACCACCGGTGGTGGAG GTGGCTCTCGAACAGGAGGCGACTCTCAAACTGGAG GCGGCTGGACCACCGGTGGTGGAGGCGGCTCTCAAACAGGAGGTGGCTCTCAAACAGGAGGCATTGGCTGGACCACCGGTGGTGGAGGCGGCTCTCAAACAGGAG GCGGCTCTCAAACAGGAGGCGACCCTCAAACAGGAGGCATTGGCTGGACCACCGGTGGTGGAGGCGGCTCTCAAACAGGAGGTGGCTCTCGAACAGGAGGCGGCTGGACCACCGGTGGTGGAGGCGGCTCTCAAACAGGAG GCGGCTCTCGAACAGGAGGCGACTCTCAAACTGGAGGCATTGGCTGGACCACCGGTGGTGGAGGCGGCTCTCGAACAGGAGGCGACTCTCAAACTGGAGGCATTGACTGGACCACCGGTGGTGGAG GCGGCTCTGAAACAGGAGGTGGCTCTCGAACAGGAGGCGGCTGGACCACCGGTGGTGGAGGCGGCTCTCGAACAGGAGGCGACTCTCAAACTGGAGGCATTGGCTGGACCACCGGTGGTGGAGGCGGTTCTCAAACAGGAGGCATTGGCTGGACCACCGGTGGTGGAGGCGGCTCTGAAACAGGAGGTGGCTCTCGAACAGGAGGCGGCTGGACCACCGGTGGTGGAGGCGGCTCTCGAACAGGAGGCGACTCTCAAACTGGAGGCATTGGCTGGACCACCGGTGGTGGAGGCGGTTCTCAAACAGGAGGCATTGGCTGGACCACCGGTGGTGGAGGCGGCTCTGAAACAGGAGGTGGCTCTCGAACAGGAGGCGGCTGGACCACCGGTGGTGGAGGCGGCTCTCGAACAGGAGGCGACTCTCAAACTGGAGGCATTGGCTGGACCACCGGTGGTGGAGGCGGCTCTCGAACAGGAG GCGGCTCTCAAACAGGAGGCGAGTCTCAAACAGGAGGCATTGGCTGGACCACCGGTGGTGGAGGCGGCTCTCAAACAGGAGGCGGCTGGACCACCGGTCGTGGAGGCGGCTCTCAAACAGGTGGCGGCGGAAGTAGTGGAAGTGGCGGTGGCAATGACGGTGGCGGTGGAGGAAATCAACCAAGGGAACAAACCTGGACCACTGGCTTCACTGGAAGTACCAACACAGGCACTTCCTGGGCTACTGTCACTAGGATTGGTGGAGGAACCCCTGGAACGGGCACCTGGCAAAAGACTGGAAGAGGCAAAGACGAACCAGACAAACAAACTGTTACTTGGAACCCCACTGGTCCCGGACAAAGTGGCGCAAGCACTACTTGGACCGTAACCAGCTCAACTAGTAGCAGTACACAGGGTGGAAGAAAGAGCCGTTCAGTGAAATCAGATCAAG TTTATGAATGGAGAGGTGATGTCACACTGGGTCCCTTCGAAATTGCAGAGAAAGTCGTTTGA